From Pseudomonas sp. stari2, a single genomic window includes:
- a CDS encoding class I SAM-dependent methyltransferase, translating into MKQTPTDLEQITSTTLGHYNAVAEDFREGTRDHDVSQNIDALLRHIQAEAPFSILDFGCGPGRDLQTFTRMGHIAVGLDGAEKFAQMAREDSGCEVWCQDFLKLDLPAEHFDGIFANAVLFHVPLQELPRVLQQLRGTLKPGGVLFSSNPRGDNREGWNGPRYGSYHDLEAWRGLLTAAGFVELEHYYRPAGLPREQQPWLASVWRKI; encoded by the coding sequence ATGAAACAGACCCCAACCGATCTGGAACAGATCACCTCCACTACCCTCGGCCACTACAACGCGGTGGCTGAGGATTTTCGTGAAGGCACCCGCGACCATGATGTCAGTCAGAACATCGACGCCCTGCTGCGGCATATTCAGGCTGAAGCGCCGTTTTCCATTCTCGACTTCGGCTGCGGGCCGGGCCGGGACTTGCAGACCTTCACACGGATGGGTCACATCGCCGTCGGCCTCGACGGTGCAGAAAAATTCGCGCAGATGGCTCGGGAGGACAGTGGCTGTGAGGTGTGGTGCCAGGACTTCCTGAAGCTGGATCTGCCGGCAGAACACTTCGACGGGATCTTCGCCAACGCGGTGCTGTTTCATGTACCGTTGCAGGAATTGCCACGGGTTCTGCAGCAGTTACGCGGGACACTCAAGCCGGGTGGCGTGCTGTTCAGTTCCAATCCACGCGGGGACAACCGTGAAGGCTGGAACGGGCCGCGTTATGGCTCGTACCACGATCTGGAAGCCTGGCGCGGGTTACTGACTGCCGCTGGATTCGTGGAACTTGAGCATTACTACCGGCCTGCGGGGCTGCCGCGGGAGCAGCAGCCGTGGCTGGCGAGTGTCTGGCGCAAGATCTGA
- a CDS encoding methionine ABC transporter ATP-binding protein, with translation MTAAIQRRLDLPEPPAFAERTELHPELNRAHVRFIGLGKTYDGKQGPVAALQGIDLAIQRGEVFGIIGRSGAGKSSLIRTINRLEQPTSGRVLIDQVDIGEYDEDRLVALRRRIGMIFQHFNLMSAKTVWQNVELPLKVAGVPKEQRDKKVRELLELVGLQAKHKAYPAQLSGGQKQRVGIARALVHDPDILLCDEATSALDPETTQSILGLLREINKRLGLTIVLITHEMAVIREICDRVVVLEHGRIVEQGPVWEVFGNPQHEVSQTLLAPLQHALPEELQSRLQAQPSSSDASVVLRLQFTGSQQDEPDLAALFADLGGRVKLLQGGVERIQGHALGQLLLAVAGSKLNAEELRQRTSQWAQHTEVLGYVV, from the coding sequence ATGACCGCGGCCATTCAACGGCGACTGGATCTTCCAGAGCCACCCGCGTTTGCGGAACGCACTGAACTGCATCCCGAACTGAACCGCGCCCACGTGCGCTTCATCGGGCTCGGTAAAACCTACGACGGCAAACAAGGCCCGGTCGCAGCCCTGCAGGGCATCGACCTGGCGATCCAGCGCGGTGAAGTGTTCGGCATCATCGGCCGCAGCGGCGCCGGCAAGTCGTCGCTGATCCGCACCATCAATCGCCTCGAACAACCGACCTCGGGCCGGGTGCTGATCGATCAGGTGGACATCGGCGAGTACGACGAGGATCGCCTCGTCGCCCTGCGTCGGCGGATCGGCATGATCTTCCAGCACTTCAACCTGATGTCGGCAAAAACGGTGTGGCAGAACGTCGAATTGCCGCTGAAAGTCGCCGGTGTTCCGAAGGAACAGCGGGACAAGAAGGTTCGCGAACTGCTGGAACTGGTGGGCCTGCAGGCCAAGCACAAGGCCTATCCGGCGCAATTGTCCGGCGGGCAGAAACAGCGCGTCGGCATCGCCCGCGCGCTGGTGCACGACCCGGACATTCTGCTGTGTGACGAAGCCACTTCGGCGCTGGATCCGGAAACCACCCAGTCGATCCTCGGTCTGCTGCGCGAGATCAACAAACGCCTGGGCCTGACCATCGTGCTGATCACTCATGAGATGGCCGTGATCCGCGAGATCTGCGACCGCGTCGTCGTGCTGGAACATGGTCGCATCGTCGAGCAGGGCCCGGTCTGGGAAGTGTTCGGCAACCCGCAACACGAGGTCAGCCAGACCTTGCTCGCACCGCTGCAACACGCCTTGCCTGAAGAGTTGCAAAGCCGTTTGCAGGCGCAACCGTCGTCATCCGACGCGTCCGTGGTGCTGCGTTTGCAGTTCACCGGCAGCCAGCAGGACGAGCCGGATCTGGCCGCACTGTTCGCTGACCTCGGTGGCCGAGTGAAATTGCTCCAGGGCGGCGTGGAACGGATTCAGGGCCACGCGCTCGGGCAACTGTTGCTTGCGGTGGCAGGCTCGAAACTGAACGCCGAGGAATTGCGTCAGCGTACCAGCCAATGGGCGCAACACACGGAGGTGCTGGGTTATGTGGTTTGA
- a CDS encoding methionine ABC transporter permease, with product MWFDRLLQGFIDTFLMVGVSSLIALLAGIPMAVILVTSDKGGIYEAPVLNRALGAFVNLFRSIPFLILMVALIPFTRLIVGTTYGVWAAVVPLTIAATPFFARIAEVSLREVDHGLIEAAQAMGCRRWHIVWHVLLPEALPGIVGGFTITLVTMINSSAMAGAIGAGGLGDIAYRYGYQRFDSQIMLTVIVLLVALVAVIQLGGDRLARGLNKR from the coding sequence ATGTGGTTTGATCGCTTGCTGCAGGGTTTCATCGACACGTTTCTGATGGTCGGCGTGTCGTCGCTGATTGCATTGCTCGCCGGGATTCCGATGGCGGTGATTCTGGTCACCAGCGACAAGGGTGGTATCTACGAAGCCCCGGTGCTCAATCGCGCGCTGGGGGCGTTCGTGAACCTGTTTCGCTCGATTCCGTTTCTGATCCTGATGGTCGCGCTGATTCCGTTCACCCGGCTGATCGTCGGCACCACCTACGGTGTGTGGGCGGCAGTCGTACCCCTGACAATTGCAGCCACGCCGTTTTTTGCGCGAATCGCCGAAGTGAGCCTGCGCGAAGTCGACCACGGCTTGATCGAAGCCGCGCAAGCCATGGGCTGCCGGCGCTGGCATATCGTCTGGCACGTGTTGTTGCCCGAAGCGCTGCCGGGCATCGTTGGCGGGTTCACCATTACGCTGGTGACGATGATCAACTCATCGGCGATGGCCGGAGCGATTGGCGCCGGCGGTCTGGGCGACATTGCCTATCGCTACGGCTATCAGCGCTTCGACAGCCAGATCATGCTGACCGTGATCGTGCTCCTGGTGGCGCTGGTGGCGGTGATTCAACTGGGCGGCGACCGTCTGGCGCGAGGGTTGAACAAGCGCTGA
- a CDS encoding MetQ/NlpA family ABC transporter substrate-binding protein, translating to MTKKLLSHPVKALALAFGLFSSAVFAADAPLKIGTTAAFAIPLEAAVEEASKQGLKVELVEFTDWIAPNVSLAAGDIDVNYFQHIPFLENAKAASGFDLVPFAPGIINNVGLYSKKYKSFDELPEGASVAIANDPINSGRGLQLLAKAGLITLKPGVGYKATEDDIVANPKKIKILQVEAVQLVRAYDDADLVQGYPAYIRLAKTFDAGSALLFDGLDHKEYVIQFVIQPKSKTDPRLIKFVDIYQHSPAVRAALDKAHGKLYQAGWES from the coding sequence ATGACCAAGAAGCTCCTGTCCCACCCAGTCAAAGCACTGGCCCTGGCCTTCGGCCTGTTCAGCTCGGCGGTTTTCGCCGCCGACGCGCCGTTGAAAATCGGCACCACCGCAGCCTTCGCGATTCCGCTGGAAGCCGCCGTCGAAGAGGCCTCCAAGCAAGGCCTGAAAGTCGAACTGGTGGAGTTCACTGACTGGATCGCCCCTAACGTCAGCCTCGCTGCCGGTGACATCGACGTGAACTACTTCCAGCACATCCCGTTCCTGGAAAATGCCAAGGCCGCCTCCGGTTTCGACCTGGTGCCGTTCGCCCCGGGGATCATCAACAACGTCGGCCTGTACTCGAAGAAATACAAAAGCTTCGACGAGTTGCCTGAAGGCGCCAGCGTCGCCATCGCCAATGACCCGATCAACAGCGGACGCGGTCTGCAACTGCTCGCCAAGGCCGGTCTGATCACCCTCAAACCGGGCGTCGGCTACAAGGCCACCGAGGACGACATCGTCGCCAACCCGAAAAAGATCAAGATCCTCCAGGTCGAAGCCGTGCAACTGGTGCGCGCCTACGACGACGCCGATCTGGTCCAGGGCTACCCGGCCTACATCCGTCTGGCGAAGACGTTCGATGCCGGCTCTGCGCTGCTGTTCGACGGCCTCGATCACAAAGAATACGTGATCCAGTTCGTGATCCAGCCGAAGAGCAAAACCGACCCGCGCCTGATCAAGTTCGTCGACATCTACCAGCATTCGCCGGCCGTTCGCGCCGCGCTGGATAAGGCCCACGGCAAGCTGTACCAGGCCGGTTGGGAAAGCTGA
- a CDS encoding LLM class flavin-dependent oxidoreductase yields MSAAKKKILLNAFNMNCIGHINHGLWTHPRDTSTQYKTIEYWTELAQLLERGLFDGLFIADIVGVYDVYQNSVDVTLKESIQLPVNDPLLLVSAMSAVTKNLGFGLTANLTYEPPYLFARRMSTLDHLSRGRVGWNIVTGYLDSAAKAMGLSEQVEHDRRYDQADEYLEVLYKLWEGSWENGAVLHDPKQRIYAQPDKVHKVEHKGEFYQVEGYHLCEPSPQRTPVLFQAGSSDRGLLFAGRHAECVFISGQNKPSTKVQVDKVRASAVEAGRNPEDIKVFMGLNVIVGETEEAAWAKHAEYLSYASAEAGVAHFSASTGIDFSQYEIDEPIQYVKSNAIQSATKNLQNNDWTRRKLLDQHALGGRYITVVGSPQQVADELESWIAETGLDGFNLTRIVTPESYVDFIDLVIPELQRRGSYKTAYDTGSLREKLFHGEAHLPQQHTGAHYRHTSSH; encoded by the coding sequence ATGAGCGCTGCGAAAAAGAAGATCCTGCTCAATGCGTTCAACATGAACTGCATCGGCCATATAAACCACGGATTGTGGACCCATCCACGCGACACCTCGACCCAATACAAGACCATTGAATACTGGACCGAACTGGCGCAGTTGCTGGAGCGCGGGCTGTTCGACGGACTGTTCATCGCCGACATCGTCGGCGTGTACGACGTCTATCAGAACTCGGTGGACGTCACCCTGAAAGAGTCGATCCAGCTGCCGGTCAACGATCCGCTGCTGCTGGTATCGGCCATGTCCGCCGTGACCAAAAACCTGGGTTTCGGCCTGACCGCCAACCTCACCTACGAGCCGCCGTATCTGTTCGCCCGGCGCATGTCGACCCTCGATCACCTGAGCCGTGGGCGGGTGGGCTGGAACATCGTCACCGGTTATCTGGACAGCGCCGCCAAAGCCATGGGCCTGAGCGAGCAGGTCGAACATGACCGGCGTTACGACCAGGCCGACGAGTACCTCGAAGTGCTCTACAAACTCTGGGAAGGCAGCTGGGAGAACGGTGCGGTGCTCCACGACCCAAAGCAGCGGATCTACGCGCAGCCGGACAAGGTGCACAAGGTCGAGCACAAGGGCGAGTTCTATCAGGTCGAGGGTTATCACCTGTGCGAACCTTCGCCGCAGCGCACGCCGGTACTGTTCCAGGCCGGCAGTTCGGATCGCGGTCTGCTGTTTGCCGGGCGCCATGCCGAGTGCGTGTTTATCAGCGGTCAGAACAAGCCATCAACCAAAGTGCAGGTGGACAAGGTCCGCGCCAGCGCCGTCGAAGCGGGTCGCAACCCTGAGGACATCAAAGTGTTCATGGGCCTCAACGTGATCGTCGGCGAGACCGAAGAAGCGGCCTGGGCCAAGCATGCCGAATACCTCAGCTACGCCAGTGCCGAAGCAGGTGTGGCGCATTTTTCAGCCTCCACCGGCATCGACTTTTCTCAGTACGAAATCGACGAACCGATCCAGTACGTGAAGAGCAACGCGATCCAGTCCGCCACCAAAAACCTGCAGAACAACGACTGGACCCGGCGCAAATTGCTCGACCAGCACGCCCTTGGCGGGCGCTACATCACCGTGGTCGGCTCGCCGCAGCAAGTGGCAGATGAACTGGAATCGTGGATCGCCGAAACCGGCCTCGACGGCTTCAACCTGACCCGCATCGTCACCCCGGAAAGCTATGTGGATTTCATCGATCTGGTGATTCCGGAACTGCAACGACGCGGCTCGTACAAGACCGCGTACGACACCGGCAGCCTGCGGGAAAAACTGTTTCATGGCGAAGCGCATCTGCCGCAGCAACACACCGGCGCCCACTACCGACACACCTCCTCGCACTGA
- a CDS encoding SfnB family sulfur acquisition oxidoreductase — protein sequence MTLSHPVAVITSDEQALIVASDLAEDFQRDSNLRDRERRLPLPELDVFSRSGLWGISVPKEYGGAGVSNVTLAKVIALIAQADGSLGQIPQNHFYALEVLRVNGSHEQKQRLYAEVLAGQRFGNALAELGTKTAHDRVTSLKRDGSGYRINGRKFYATGAIYAQRIPTSVVDENGVQQLAFVPRDSKGLTVIDDWSGFGQRTTGSGSVVFEDVYVAAEDVIPFQSAFERPTPVGPLAQILHAAIDTGIARAAYEDALHFVRSKTRPWIDSGNDKATEDPLTLKSFGHLSIRLHATEALLERAGEYLDAAQTETNAETVAAASIAVAEARAISTEISLAAGSTLFELAGSQATLIEHGLDRHWRNARVHTLHDPVRWKYHAVGNYYLNDENPPLRGTI from the coding sequence ATGACTCTTTCCCATCCCGTCGCGGTCATCACCAGCGACGAGCAAGCCCTGATCGTCGCCAGCGACCTGGCTGAAGACTTCCAGCGCGACAGCAACCTGCGCGACCGCGAACGCCGCCTGCCGCTGCCGGAACTCGACGTGTTTTCCCGCTCCGGCCTGTGGGGCATCAGCGTGCCCAAGGAGTACGGTGGCGCCGGCGTGTCCAACGTGACCCTGGCCAAAGTCATCGCCCTGATTGCCCAGGCCGATGGCTCGCTGGGGCAGATTCCGCAGAACCATTTCTATGCCCTCGAAGTACTGCGGGTGAACGGAAGCCACGAGCAGAAACAACGCCTGTACGCCGAAGTCCTCGCTGGTCAGCGCTTCGGCAATGCCCTGGCGGAACTGGGCACCAAGACTGCCCACGACCGGGTTACCAGCCTGAAACGCGACGGCAGCGGTTATCGCATCAATGGTCGCAAGTTCTATGCGACCGGCGCCATTTACGCCCAGCGCATCCCGACCTCGGTGGTCGATGAAAACGGTGTGCAGCAACTGGCCTTCGTCCCGCGCGACAGCAAAGGCCTGACCGTGATCGACGACTGGAGCGGCTTCGGCCAGCGCACTACCGGCAGCGGTTCGGTGGTGTTCGAAGACGTGTATGTGGCGGCCGAAGATGTCATTCCTTTCCAGAGCGCTTTCGAGCGCCCGACTCCGGTCGGCCCGCTGGCGCAGATCCTTCACGCCGCCATCGATACCGGCATCGCCCGCGCCGCCTACGAAGATGCGCTGCACTTCGTGCGCAGCAAGACCCGGCCATGGATCGACTCGGGTAACGACAAAGCCACCGAAGACCCACTGACCCTCAAGAGTTTCGGCCATCTGAGCATTCGTCTGCACGCCACCGAGGCCTTGCTCGAACGCGCCGGCGAATACCTCGATGCAGCGCAGACCGAGACCAACGCCGAGACGGTTGCAGCAGCCTCGATTGCCGTCGCCGAAGCACGGGCGATCAGCACCGAAATTTCTCTGGCCGCCGGCAGCACCCTGTTCGAACTGGCCGGCAGCCAGGCCACCCTGATCGAACACGGCCTCGACCGCCACTGGCGCAACGCCCGGGTGCACACCCTGCACGACCCGGTACGCTGGAAATATCACGCGGTGGGCAATTACTACCTCAACGATGAAAACCCTCCGCTGCGAGGGACCATCTGA
- a CDS encoding SfnB family sulfur acquisition oxidoreductase, whose protein sequence is MSSLADANVQSDLDVAPLLLPAQVLRNDAQAIKAAHELAQVARVQAAKRDRQRKLPWAEIEQFTRSGLGSIAIPREFGGPQVSFVTLAEVFAIISAADPALGQIPQNQFGIINLILGSATEEQKQQLLKSVLEGWRIGNAGPERGTKDTLELKARITADGDDYVINGQKFYSTGALFAHWVAVKALNDDGKQVLAFVRRGTPGLRIVDDWSGFGQRTTASGTILLHNVRVDAGLVVDNWKINEKPNTQGAVSQLIQAAIDAGIARGAIDDAIEFVKTRARPWIDAKVERASDDLYVIADIGKLKIELHAAEALLRKAGQVLDQVHAAPLTAESAARASIAVAEAKVLTTEISLLASEKLFELAGSRATLAEFNLDRHWRNARVHTLHDPVRWKYHAVGAWRLNGKLPARHSWI, encoded by the coding sequence ATGTCCAGTCTGGCAGACGCAAACGTCCAGAGTGACCTGGACGTCGCCCCGTTGTTGTTGCCCGCGCAAGTGCTGCGCAACGACGCCCAAGCCATCAAGGCAGCACATGAACTGGCGCAAGTCGCCCGCGTGCAGGCCGCCAAACGCGACCGCCAGCGCAAGCTGCCGTGGGCGGAAATCGAACAGTTCACCCGCAGCGGCCTGGGCAGCATCGCCATCCCGCGCGAGTTCGGCGGTCCGCAGGTTTCCTTCGTCACGTTGGCCGAGGTGTTCGCGATCATTTCCGCGGCCGACCCGGCGCTGGGACAAATCCCGCAGAACCAGTTCGGGATCATCAACCTGATCCTCGGCAGCGCCACCGAAGAGCAGAAACAGCAGTTGCTGAAGAGCGTGCTCGAAGGCTGGCGCATCGGTAACGCCGGGCCTGAGCGCGGCACCAAGGACACGCTGGAACTGAAAGCGCGCATCACCGCCGACGGCGATGACTACGTGATCAATGGCCAGAAGTTCTACTCCACTGGCGCCCTCTTCGCCCACTGGGTAGCGGTCAAGGCGCTCAACGACGATGGCAAGCAAGTACTGGCCTTCGTCCGTCGCGGTACGCCGGGCCTGCGCATCGTCGATGACTGGTCGGGATTCGGCCAGCGCACCACCGCCAGCGGCACGATTCTTTTGCACAACGTGCGGGTCGATGCAGGCCTCGTGGTGGATAACTGGAAGATCAACGAAAAGCCCAACACCCAGGGTGCGGTTTCGCAGCTGATTCAAGCGGCCATCGACGCCGGCATCGCCCGTGGCGCCATTGATGACGCCATCGAATTCGTCAAGACCCGCGCCCGGCCATGGATTGACGCCAAGGTCGAGCGCGCCAGCGACGATCTCTACGTGATCGCCGACATCGGCAAACTGAAAATCGAACTGCACGCCGCCGAGGCGCTGCTGCGCAAGGCCGGGCAAGTGCTGGATCAGGTGCATGCCGCGCCGCTGACCGCCGAGTCCGCCGCCCGTGCCTCGATTGCCGTGGCCGAAGCCAAGGTGCTGACCACCGAGATCTCACTGCTGGCCAGCGAAAAGCTCTTCGAGCTGGCCGGCAGCCGCGCCACCCTCGCCGAATTCAACCTCGACCGTCACTGGCGCAACGCCCGGGTACACACCCTGCACGACCCGGTGCGCTGGAAGTACCACGCAGTCGGCGCCTGGCGCCTGAACGGAAAACTTCCGGCTCGCCATTCCTGGATCTGA
- a CDS encoding efflux RND transporter permease subunit: MKGSFNLSEWALKHQSFVWYLMFVALLMGVFSYFNLGREEDPSFTIKTMVIQTKWPGATQEETLKQVTDRIEKKLEELDSLDYVKSYTRPGESTVYVYLRDTTSAKDIPEIWYQVRKKINDIRGQFPQGIQGPGFNDEFGDVFGSVYAFTADGLTMRQLRDYVEQARAEIRNVPGLGKIEMVGQQDEVIYLNFSTRKLAALGIDQRQVVQSLQSQNAVTPAGVIEAGPERISVRTSGQFASEKDLAEVNLKLNDRFYRLADIAEISRGYVDPASPEFRFDGKPAIGLAIAMQKGGNVQAFGKALHARIDQLTADLPVGVGVHTVSDQAVVVEEAVGGFTSALFEAVVIVLVVSFISLGVRAGLVVACSIPLVLAMVFVFMEYSGITMQRISLGALIIALGLLVDDAMITVEMMVTRLEMGETKEQAATFAYTSTAFPMLTGTLVTVAGFVPIGLNASSAGEYTFTLFAVIAVAMLVSWIVAVLFAPVIGVHILSTDVKPHEAEPGRIGRAFNHGLLWSMRNRWWCIGITVLCFVLAVFCMRFVQNQFFPSSDRPEILVDLNLPQNASIDETRKAVDKLEATLKGDPDIVRWSTYIGQGAIRFYLPLDQQLQNPYYAQLVIVSKDFKAREALSQRLRDRLRKDFVGIGSYVQALEMGPPVGRPIQYRVSGKDIDQVRKHAIGLATELDKSPHIGEIIYDWNEPGKVLRIDIAQDKARQLGLSSEDVANLMNSIVSGSPLTQVDDDIYLVNVVGRAVDSERGTPETLQNLQIVTPNGTSIPLLAFATVRYELEQPLVWRRDRLPTITIKASVRDEIQPTDLVKVLKPTIDDFAAKLPVGYKVATGGTVEESGKAQGPIAKVLPLMLFLMATFLMIQLHSVQKLFLVASVAPLGLIGVVLALVPTGTPMGFVAILGILALIGIIIRNSVILVTQIEEFEHKGYSPWDAVVEATEHRRRPILLTAAAASMGMIPIAREVFWGPMAYAMIGGIVVATLLTLLFLPALYVAWYKIREPKKN, encoded by the coding sequence ATGAAAGGGTCTTTCAATCTCTCCGAATGGGCCCTCAAGCATCAGTCGTTCGTCTGGTACCTGATGTTCGTTGCATTGCTGATGGGCGTGTTTTCCTACTTCAATCTGGGACGTGAAGAAGACCCGTCGTTCACCATCAAGACTATGGTGATCCAGACCAAATGGCCGGGCGCAACCCAGGAAGAAACCCTCAAGCAGGTCACCGACCGTATCGAGAAAAAACTCGAAGAACTCGACTCCCTCGATTACGTGAAAAGCTATACGCGCCCCGGCGAGTCAACGGTCTACGTGTACCTGCGCGACACCACCAGCGCCAAGGACATCCCGGAAATCTGGTATCAGGTGCGCAAGAAGATCAACGATATTCGCGGCCAGTTTCCCCAGGGAATTCAGGGGCCGGGATTCAACGATGAGTTCGGTGACGTGTTCGGCTCGGTCTACGCGTTCACCGCCGACGGCCTGACGATGCGGCAACTGCGCGATTATGTGGAGCAGGCGCGGGCCGAGATTCGCAACGTGCCGGGGCTGGGCAAGATCGAGATGGTCGGCCAGCAGGATGAAGTGATCTATCTGAACTTCTCGACCCGCAAACTCGCGGCGCTGGGCATCGATCAGCGTCAGGTGGTGCAGAGCCTGCAATCGCAGAACGCGGTGACCCCGGCAGGTGTGATCGAGGCCGGGCCCGAGCGGATTTCGGTGAGGACCTCCGGGCAGTTTGCCTCGGAAAAGGACCTCGCTGAGGTCAATCTCAAACTCAATGACCGTTTCTATCGTCTGGCCGATATCGCTGAAATCAGCCGTGGGTATGTCGACCCGGCGTCACCGGAGTTCCGCTTCGACGGCAAACCCGCCATCGGCCTGGCGATTGCCATGCAGAAGGGCGGCAACGTCCAGGCATTCGGTAAAGCCCTGCACGCACGTATCGACCAACTCACCGCCGACCTGCCGGTAGGCGTCGGCGTACATACCGTCTCCGATCAGGCAGTGGTGGTGGAAGAGGCCGTCGGCGGTTTCACCAGTGCGCTGTTCGAAGCCGTAGTCATCGTGCTGGTGGTGAGTTTCATCAGCCTCGGCGTGCGCGCCGGGCTGGTGGTGGCGTGTTCGATTCCGCTGGTGCTGGCGATGGTGTTCGTGTTCATGGAATACAGCGGCATCACCATGCAGCGGATTTCTCTCGGTGCCTTGATCATCGCCCTGGGTCTGTTGGTGGACGACGCGATGATCACCGTGGAGATGATGGTCACGCGCCTGGAGATGGGCGAGACCAAGGAGCAGGCGGCGACATTTGCCTACACCTCCACGGCGTTTCCGATGCTCACCGGTACGCTGGTGACCGTGGCCGGTTTCGTGCCGATCGGTCTGAACGCCAGCTCGGCGGGTGAGTACACCTTTACCCTGTTTGCGGTGATCGCGGTGGCGATGCTGGTGTCATGGATCGTCGCGGTGCTGTTCGCCCCGGTGATCGGCGTGCACATTCTCAGCACCGATGTGAAGCCCCACGAAGCCGAGCCGGGGCGCATCGGGCGAGCCTTCAATCACGGTTTGTTGTGGTCGATGCGCAACCGCTGGTGGTGCATCGGCATCACCGTGCTGTGCTTCGTGCTGGCGGTGTTCTGCATGCGCTTTGTGCAGAATCAGTTCTTCCCGTCTTCAGATCGCCCGGAAATCCTGGTCGACCTCAACCTGCCGCAAAACGCCTCGATCGATGAAACCCGCAAGGCGGTCGACAAGCTCGAAGCCACGCTCAAGGGCGACCCGGACATCGTGCGCTGGAGCACCTACATCGGTCAGGGTGCGATCCGTTTCTACCTGCCACTCGACCAGCAATTGCAGAACCCGTACTACGCGCAACTGGTGATCGTCAGCAAAGACTTCAAGGCCCGCGAAGCCTTGAGCCAGCGCCTGCGTGATCGCCTGCGCAAGGATTTTGTCGGTATCGGCAGTTATGTGCAGGCGCTGGAAATGGGCCCGCCGGTCGGTCGGCCGATCCAGTATCGAGTCAGTGGCAAAGACATTGACCAGGTGCGCAAGCACGCCATCGGTCTGGCCACCGAACTGGACAAGAGTCCGCACATCGGCGAGATCATTTACGACTGGAACGAACCCGGAAAAGTCCTGCGTATCGATATCGCCCAGGACAAGGCGCGCCAGCTCGGACTGTCTTCGGAGGATGTGGCCAACCTGATGAACAGCATTGTCAGTGGCTCGCCGCTGACCCAGGTCGATGACGATATCTACCTGGTCAATGTGGTCGGGCGGGCGGTGGATTCCGAACGCGGTACACCGGAAACCCTGCAGAACCTGCAGATCGTTACGCCCAACGGCACTTCGATTCCGCTACTGGCCTTCGCAACCGTGCGTTATGAACTGGAGCAGCCGCTGGTGTGGCGTCGCGACCGTTTGCCGACCATCACCATCAAGGCTTCGGTGCGCGATGAAATTCAGCCGACCGATCTGGTGAAAGTCCTCAAGCCGACCATCGATGACTTCGCCGCCAAACTGCCGGTGGGCTACAAGGTCGCCACCGGCGGTACGGTCGAGGAAAGCGGCAAGGCCCAGGGGCCGATTGCCAAGGTGTTGCCGCTAATGCTGTTCCTGATGGCGACTTTCCTGATGATCCAGCTGCACAGCGTACAGAAGCTGTTCCTGGTGGCCAGCGTTGCGCCGCTGGGGCTGATCGGCGTGGTGCTGGCGTTGGTGCCGACCGGTACGCCGATGGGCTTCGTGGCGATCCTCGGGATTCTGGCGCTGATCGGCATCATCATCCGCAACTCGGTGATCCTCGTGACGCAGATCGAGGAGTTCGAGCACAAGGGCTACTCGCCCTGGGATGCGGTGGTGGAGGCGACCGAGCACCGACGTCGGCCGATCCTGCTCACCGCAGCGGCGGCGAGCATGGGCATGATCCCGATTGCCCGGGAAGTGTTCTGGGGGCCGATGGCCTACGCGATGATCGGCGGGATTGTGGTGGCGACACTGCTGACGCTGCTGTTCCTGCCAGCGCTGTATGTGGCCTGGTACAAGATTCGCGAGCCGAAGAAAAACTAG